The following proteins are co-located in the Bradyrhizobium sp. AZCC 2176 genome:
- a CDS encoding DUF4864 domain-containing protein, whose protein sequence is MRALALVIAFLIGLASPAVADDVAAAQSVIRAQEQAFGRDDAAAAYSHAAPEIRQIFPRADIFMQMVRQGYAPVYRHKSFEFGEARAAGGHIAQRVHIVDDNGEAWEAIYTLEQQPDGSLEITGCSLLKAGQAA, encoded by the coding sequence ATGCGCGCGCTCGCTCTGGTTATCGCATTCCTGATCGGGCTTGCTTCACCGGCCGTCGCCGACGATGTCGCCGCCGCGCAGAGCGTGATCCGCGCGCAGGAGCAGGCGTTCGGCCGCGACGACGCGGCGGCGGCCTATTCCCATGCCGCGCCGGAGATTAGGCAAATCTTTCCGCGGGCCGACATTTTCATGCAAATGGTCCGGCAGGGTTATGCGCCGGTCTATCGCCACAAGAGCTTCGAATTCGGCGAGGCGCGCGCCGCAGGCGGCCACATCGCCCAGCGCGTCCACATTGTCGACGACAATGGCGAAGCCTGGGAAGCGATCTACACGCTGGAGCAGCAGCCGGACGGCAGCCTGGAGATCACGGGGTGTTCGCTGCTGAAGGCAGGGCAGGCCGCTTGA
- a CDS encoding MFS transporter → MFVPDSRRAWIRLAVAVLIGSLGSVGMWSVVVALPVVQTEFAASRGTASLAFTMIMLGFGSGAVLTGKITDRYGIVTAIGLGIGILGLGYVVAGMSSSIWQFILVHFAIGLSSSATFGPLMAEASHWFDRYRGLAVAVAASGNYIGGAIWPPLVNHGIETMGWRTTHIALGVFTAVAMTLALIGLRMLMGAGAQRNHDNAPPPRIDLRLSTNALTAMLSLAAIACCVAMSMPQVHIVAYCGDLGYGVARGAEMLSLMLGFGIISRIGSGFLADKIGGIRTLLIGSVAQGTALLFYLFFDSLTSLYIISAMFGLFQGGIVPSYAIIVREAMPASEAATRVGIVIFASVFGMSFGGWISGAIFDATGSYSAAFANGLAWNALNIGIMLLLLMRARQRLALA, encoded by the coding sequence CTGTTCGTTCCCGACTCGCGCCGGGCATGGATCCGGCTTGCCGTCGCCGTGCTGATCGGTTCGCTCGGCAGCGTGGGTATGTGGTCGGTGGTGGTCGCACTTCCCGTGGTGCAGACCGAGTTCGCTGCGAGCCGCGGCACCGCCTCGCTGGCGTTCACGATGATCATGCTCGGATTCGGTTCCGGCGCGGTGCTGACCGGCAAGATCACCGACCGCTACGGCATCGTCACCGCGATCGGGCTCGGCATCGGCATTTTGGGCCTGGGCTATGTCGTCGCGGGGATGTCATCTTCGATCTGGCAATTCATCCTGGTGCATTTCGCGATCGGGCTGTCTTCGTCGGCCACGTTCGGTCCGCTGATGGCGGAGGCCTCGCACTGGTTCGACCGCTACCGCGGGCTCGCGGTCGCCGTCGCCGCCAGCGGCAATTACATCGGCGGCGCGATCTGGCCGCCACTGGTCAACCACGGCATTGAGACGATGGGCTGGCGCACCACCCACATCGCGCTCGGCGTCTTCACGGCGGTGGCGATGACGCTGGCGCTGATCGGCTTGCGGATGCTGATGGGGGCGGGAGCGCAGCGCAACCACGACAACGCGCCGCCGCCGCGCATCGACTTGCGCCTCTCCACCAATGCGCTGACAGCGATGCTGTCGCTCGCGGCGATTGCCTGCTGCGTGGCGATGTCGATGCCGCAGGTTCATATCGTGGCCTATTGCGGCGATCTCGGCTATGGCGTGGCGCGCGGCGCCGAAATGCTGTCGCTGATGCTGGGTTTCGGCATCATCAGCCGGATCGGCTCGGGCTTTCTCGCCGACAAGATCGGCGGCATCCGCACGCTGCTGATCGGTTCGGTGGCGCAGGGCACTGCGCTGTTGTTCTATCTGTTCTTCGACAGCCTGACCTCGCTCTACATCATCTCGGCAATGTTCGGCCTGTTCCAGGGCGGCATCGTGCCGAGCTACGCGATCATCGTGCGCGAGGCGATGCCGGCGTCGGAAGCCGCGACACGCGTCGGCATCGTGATCTTCGCGTCCGTGTTCGGCATGTCGTTCGGCGGCTGGATCTCGGGTGCGATCTTCGACGCCACCGGCTCCTACAGCGCCGCCTTCGCCAACGGGTTGGCATGGAACGCGCTGAATATCGGCATCATGCTGCTGCTGTTGATGCGCGCGCGGCAGCGGCTGGCGCTGGCATGA
- a CDS encoding AI-2E family transporter has product MRRIEHQGFLLLLAAVTLAFAWVLYPFYGAVLWAVVVAVLFAPVHRRLLQSMPGRPSLSAAVTVLIIIAIVLLPLGMIATSLAQEASSLFARIQSGEYDFGGYLQRIFDALPAWATGLLERLNLSDFSALREKLASGLMKGGQVLAPQALSIGMNTFDFVIRLGIMLYLLFFLLRDGKALAESIREAIPLRGDQKVALFGRFADVVRATVKGGILVAIAQGTLGGIAFWFLGIHAALLWAVLMAFLSLIPAVGATLVWLPVAIYFLATGAIWQGIGLILYGVLVIGLVDNLLRPFLVGKGSKLPDYIVLISTLGGIEVFGLNGFVIGPLVAAMFMVSWEIFVVSRRDEPASNA; this is encoded by the coding sequence GTGCGAAGGATCGAACATCAAGGTTTTCTGCTGCTGCTTGCGGCCGTCACGCTGGCGTTTGCCTGGGTGCTATACCCCTTCTACGGCGCCGTTCTCTGGGCGGTCGTCGTGGCGGTGCTGTTCGCACCGGTCCATCGACGGCTGCTGCAGTCGATGCCAGGCAGGCCGAGCCTTTCGGCCGCGGTCACCGTTCTGATCATCATCGCCATCGTCCTGCTGCCGCTGGGGATGATCGCGACATCGCTGGCGCAGGAAGCCTCAAGCCTGTTCGCGAGAATCCAGTCCGGCGAGTACGATTTCGGCGGCTACCTGCAGCGGATATTCGACGCCCTGCCGGCCTGGGCCACCGGATTGCTCGAGCGGCTCAACCTCTCCGATTTTTCGGCGCTGCGCGAAAAGCTCGCTTCCGGCCTCATGAAGGGCGGGCAGGTTCTCGCCCCGCAGGCACTGAGCATCGGGATGAACACGTTCGATTTCGTGATCCGCCTCGGCATCATGCTTTATCTGCTGTTCTTCCTGTTGCGTGACGGCAAAGCGCTGGCTGAATCTATCCGGGAGGCCATTCCACTGCGCGGCGATCAGAAGGTGGCGCTGTTCGGCAGGTTCGCCGACGTCGTCCGCGCCACCGTGAAAGGCGGCATCCTCGTCGCGATCGCGCAAGGCACGCTCGGCGGCATCGCGTTCTGGTTCTTGGGAATCCACGCGGCGCTGCTATGGGCCGTGCTGATGGCGTTCCTGTCGCTGATCCCTGCCGTCGGCGCCACGCTGGTCTGGCTTCCGGTTGCGATCTACTTCCTCGCCACCGGGGCGATCTGGCAGGGCATCGGGCTGATCCTCTATGGCGTGCTCGTCATTGGCCTCGTGGACAATTTGCTGCGCCCCTTCCTGGTCGGCAAGGGCTCCAAGCTGCCGGACTATATCGTGCTGATCTCGACGCTCGGCGGCATCGAAGTTTTTGGCCTCAACGGCTTTGTCATCGGCCCGCTGGTCGCGGCGATGTTCATGGTGAGCTGGGAAATATTCGTGGTATCGCGGCGGGACGAGCCGGCGAGCAACGCGTAG
- a CDS encoding GNAT family N-acetyltransferase, whose product MDALTIRTMRPDEISLAVDWAAAEGWNPGLGDDACFASVDPDGFLIAELDGAPAATVSCVNYDARFSFLGFYIVRPDLRGKGYGLRIWNAAIAHAGARVIGLDGVVAQQDNYRKSGFQLAYANVRYGGTVAAPSAPRADVIALSEVPFAAVEADDATVFPAPRPAFLRAWIGAPGHNGCAIMRDGRLAGWGVIRPCRKGFKIGPLVTNDRAIAEPVLSALLARVGGGEIFLDVPDINREALALAQDFGLAPVFETARMYTGAIPPLRLERVFGVTSFELG is encoded by the coding sequence ATGGATGCGCTCACCATTCGAACGATGCGGCCGGACGAAATCTCGTTGGCGGTGGACTGGGCGGCGGCCGAGGGCTGGAATCCAGGCCTTGGCGACGACGCGTGCTTTGCTTCCGTCGATCCGGACGGCTTTTTGATCGCAGAGCTCGACGGCGCGCCGGCGGCGACTGTCTCCTGTGTCAATTACGATGCGAGGTTTTCCTTTCTCGGTTTCTACATCGTGCGGCCGGATCTGCGCGGCAAAGGCTACGGACTGCGGATATGGAATGCGGCGATCGCGCACGCGGGGGCGCGCGTGATCGGGCTCGATGGCGTGGTGGCGCAGCAGGATAATTACAGGAAGTCCGGCTTTCAGCTCGCTTACGCCAACGTGCGCTACGGCGGCACGGTTGCGGCGCCGAGTGCGCCGCGGGCTGATGTCATTGCGTTGAGCGAGGTGCCGTTCGCGGCGGTGGAGGCGGACGACGCCACCGTGTTTCCGGCGCCGCGGCCGGCGTTCCTGCGGGCCTGGATTGGCGCGCCCGGACATAACGGTTGCGCGATCATGCGCGATGGACGTCTTGCCGGCTGGGGCGTGATCCGTCCGTGCCGGAAGGGTTTTAAGATCGGCCCGCTGGTGACCAACGACCGCGCTATCGCCGAACCGGTGCTGTCGGCCTTGCTCGCCAGGGTCGGTGGCGGCGAAATTTTTCTGGACGTGCCTGATATCAACCGCGAGGCGCTCGCGCTTGCGCAGGATTTTGGGCTCGCACCGGTGTTTGAGACGGCGCGGATGTATACCGGCGCGATTCCGCCGCTGCGGCTGGAGCGGGTGTTCGGCGTCACCAGCTTTGAGCTGGGGTAG
- a CDS encoding VOC family protein gives MAVHFNHTILSARDSKASAKFLTEMLNLPAAKHWGPFEMVATENGAYLDYMDTDEIAPQHYAFLVSEAEFDEIFGRVRERKLAYWADPARKQRGEINHHDGGRGVYFEDLNGHLLEVITRPYGSGGWNP, from the coding sequence ATGGCGGTCCATTTCAATCACACCATCCTGTCGGCGCGCGACAGCAAGGCCTCGGCGAAATTCCTGACCGAGATGTTGAACCTTCCGGCCGCGAAGCACTGGGGGCCATTCGAGATGGTCGCCACCGAGAACGGCGCCTATCTCGACTACATGGACACCGACGAAATCGCGCCGCAGCACTACGCCTTTCTGGTCAGCGAAGCCGAGTTCGACGAGATCTTCGGCCGGGTTCGCGAGCGCAAGCTCGCCTACTGGGCCGATCCGGCGCGCAAGCAACGAGGCGAGATCAATCACCACGACGGTGGACGCGGCGTCTACTTCGAGGATCTCAACGGTCATCTTCTTGAAGTCATCACCCGCCCGTATGGCAGCGGCGGATGGAATCCGTGA
- a CDS encoding DUF3551 domain-containing protein: MNAFLKVGAPVAAMFAIVALGAMTGNQADAKEFCRQDVTGHMTGCGYDTMEQCKAASAGIGGDCFRDPFLKDSRDAFAYQPNSPRPKKRARPPRGSEANTNP, from the coding sequence ATGAATGCATTCTTGAAAGTTGGCGCCCCTGTTGCAGCAATGTTCGCCATTGTTGCGCTTGGCGCGATGACCGGAAATCAGGCAGACGCGAAGGAGTTTTGCCGGCAGGATGTAACCGGCCACATGACTGGCTGCGGATATGACACGATGGAGCAATGCAAGGCGGCATCGGCAGGCATCGGCGGCGACTGCTTCCGCGATCCGTTCCTGAAGGACAGCCGCGATGCCTTCGCCTATCAACCAAACTCCCCGCGCCCGAAGAAGCGCGCGCGTCCTCCACGAGGCAGCGAAGCAAACACCAATCCGTAA
- a CDS encoding 2'-5' RNA ligase family protein has protein sequence MNPNPFLSDTIRFGSLWAIGIATLGLSAVRRQQHVLPPSGQAAAVHLTLVARLPQQATSGIDEILSDLKRRGPSHHYYPADTVHVTIRNFDSMKGVDRSQLIAQLRHCIGSLRPFSLTARGLGVSPNSVFVQLFPEDCSLSDLRRKLSLSTQDIPRTRKRAGDSNPLRDLLFRRLAFANLIRFSGPVSLLFIREIARHRTTDFGSFGVEELELVQTDRLFSAGGTTTIDRMPLRR, from the coding sequence GTGAATCCCAACCCGTTCTTGAGTGACACAATACGCTTCGGCTCGCTGTGGGCGATTGGCATCGCCACGCTCGGCCTGTCTGCGGTTCGACGCCAGCAACACGTACTGCCGCCATCGGGCCAGGCCGCCGCCGTGCATCTGACCCTGGTGGCCCGGCTCCCTCAACAGGCCACCTCCGGCATCGACGAAATCTTGTCAGACCTCAAGCGGCGTGGCCCTTCGCACCACTACTACCCCGCCGACACCGTTCACGTGACGATCCGAAATTTCGACAGCATGAAGGGCGTCGATCGCTCGCAGTTGATCGCCCAACTCCGCCATTGCATCGGCTCGCTCCGCCCCTTTAGCTTGACGGCACGAGGACTCGGCGTTTCCCCCAATTCAGTTTTTGTGCAGCTATTTCCCGAAGACTGCTCACTGTCGGACCTCAGACGCAAGCTCTCGCTGTCGACCCAAGACATTCCTCGCACGCGAAAACGCGCAGGGGACTCGAACCCGTTGCGCGATCTCCTGTTTCGCAGGCTCGCTTTCGCGAACCTGATCCGCTTTTCGGGCCCGGTATCCCTTCTCTTCATCCGCGAAATCGCGCGCCATCGCACGACCGACTTCGGCAGCTTCGGCGTAGAAGAACTCGAGCTTGTGCAAACGGACAGGCTGTTCTCTGCAGGCGGGACGACGACGATCGATCGGATGCCGTTGAGGCGGTAG
- the flhA gene encoding flagellar biosynthesis protein FlhA has translation MVDVTAGQGGAGEGGKFPSLSEIGEVLKRGDLALAFGVLVILVVLILPLPSLVLDLFLAISITVSILILMTSLFIQAPLEFSAFPTVLLISTMLRLSLNMASTRLILSHGHEGTAAAGHVIEAFGNFVMSGNFVIGIIVFAILVIVNFVVITKGSGRIAEVAARFQLDSMPGKQMAIDADLSAGLIDEATAKSRRKALEDESGFFGAMDGASKFVRGDAIAGLLIVFINVVGGIIIGVAQQGMSFGDAARTYTVLTVGDGLVTQVPALIVSTAAGLLVSKAGITGAADKALMKQLSGYPQALGMSAGVMLVLALLPGIPMLPFLALGGGAAALAWKARNHNRVTRAAEAAAAAAPELAAAAASAAAEEPIATALKIDDLKIELGYALLPLVNGPDGTDRLTEQIKALRRSLAIEMGFVMPAVRILDNVQLEANTYVIKIKEVDAGTGKIWPNQFMVMDPAGNQVGVPGIHTIEPTFGLPATWVDAALKEEASLKGYTVVDAATVLSTHLTELLKNNMSDLLSYGEVQKLLKDLPKEQGELVKDIVPSQVTVSGIQRVLQLLLAERISIRDLSTILEGIADALAFSRNPATMVEHVRARLARQICAQNTTYNGYLPLIALSARWEQAFAESIVGQGEDRSLAMQPSKLSEFMTATRNAFEQAAREGEAPVLVTSAAIRPFVRSLVERFRSQTTVLSQAEIHPRARLKTVGSV, from the coding sequence ATGGTCGATGTCACGGCGGGTCAGGGCGGCGCAGGCGAAGGCGGCAAGTTTCCGAGTCTCAGCGAAATCGGCGAGGTCCTGAAGCGCGGCGATCTGGCGCTGGCGTTCGGCGTCCTCGTCATCCTGGTGGTGCTGATCCTGCCGCTGCCCTCGCTGGTGCTGGATCTGTTTCTGGCGATCTCGATCACGGTGTCGATCCTGATCCTGATGACGTCGCTGTTCATCCAGGCGCCGCTGGAATTCTCGGCGTTTCCGACCGTGCTGCTGATCTCGACCATGCTGCGGCTGTCGCTGAACATGGCCTCGACCCGACTGATCCTGTCGCATGGCCATGAGGGCACGGCGGCGGCCGGCCACGTCATCGAGGCCTTCGGCAATTTCGTGATGAGCGGTAATTTCGTCATCGGAATTATCGTGTTCGCGATTCTCGTCATCGTGAACTTCGTCGTCATCACCAAGGGTTCGGGCCGCATCGCCGAAGTCGCCGCGCGCTTCCAGTTGGACTCGATGCCCGGCAAGCAGATGGCGATCGACGCCGACCTCTCCGCCGGCCTGATCGACGAAGCCACCGCCAAGTCCCGCCGCAAGGCGCTGGAAGACGAAAGCGGCTTCTTCGGCGCCATGGACGGCGCCTCGAAATTCGTCCGCGGCGACGCCATCGCAGGGCTCCTCATCGTCTTCATCAACGTCGTCGGCGGCATCATCATCGGCGTCGCGCAGCAGGGCATGAGCTTTGGCGACGCCGCCCGCACCTATACCGTGCTGACCGTCGGCGACGGTCTCGTCACGCAGGTGCCGGCGCTGATCGTCTCGACCGCGGCGGGCCTCCTGGTGTCGAAGGCCGGCATCACCGGCGCGGCCGACAAGGCGCTGATGAAGCAGCTTTCGGGTTATCCGCAGGCGCTCGGCATGTCGGCCGGCGTCATGCTGGTGCTGGCGCTGCTGCCGGGCATTCCGATGCTTCCGTTCCTGGCGCTCGGCGGCGGCGCCGCAGCACTGGCCTGGAAGGCCCGCAACCACAACCGCGTCACCAGGGCGGCGGAAGCTGCCGCAGCCGCCGCGCCCGAACTCGCGGCGGCGGCCGCCAGCGCCGCAGCGGAAGAGCCGATCGCCACGGCGCTCAAGATCGACGACCTCAAGATCGAACTCGGCTACGCGCTGTTGCCGCTGGTCAACGGCCCCGACGGCACCGACCGCCTCACCGAGCAGATCAAGGCGCTGCGCCGCTCACTGGCGATCGAAATGGGCTTTGTGATGCCGGCGGTGCGCATCCTCGACAACGTCCAGCTCGAGGCCAACACCTATGTCATCAAGATCAAGGAAGTGGACGCCGGCACCGGCAAGATCTGGCCGAACCAGTTCATGGTCATGGACCCCGCCGGCAACCAGGTCGGCGTGCCCGGCATCCATACCATCGAGCCGACGTTTGGATTGCCCGCAACCTGGGTCGACGCCGCGCTGAAGGAAGAGGCGTCGCTGAAGGGCTATACGGTGGTCGATGCCGCCACCGTGCTGTCGACGCATCTGACCGAGCTGCTCAAGAACAACATGAGCGATTTGCTGTCCTATGGCGAGGTGCAGAAGCTCTTGAAGGACCTGCCGAAGGAACAGGGCGAGCTGGTCAAGGACATCGTGCCGAGCCAGGTCACGGTCTCGGGCATCCAGCGCGTGCTGCAATTGCTGCTCGCCGAGCGGATCTCGATCCGCGACCTCTCGACCATCCTCGAAGGCATCGCCGACGCGCTCGCCTTCTCGCGCAACCCCGCCACCATGGTCGAGCACGTCCGCGCCCGGCTGGCGCGGCAGATCTGCGCGCAGAACACCACCTACAACGGCTATTTGCCGCTGATCGCGCTGTCGGCGCGCTGGGAGCAGGCGTTTGCGGAATCGATCGTGGGCCAGGGCGAGGACCGCAGCCTCGCCATGCAGCCCTCGAAACTGTCGGAGTTCATGACCGCGACCCGCAACGCCTTCGAGCAGGCCGCCCGCGAAGGCGAGGCGCCGGTGCTGGTGACGTCGGCGGCGATCCGGCCGTTCGTGCGCTCGCTGGTCGAGCGCTTCCGCTCGCAGACCACCGTGTTGTCGCAGGCCGAAATCCACCCGCGTGCGCGGCTGAAAACGGTGGGCAGCGTCTAG
- a CDS encoding anti-sigma factor, with product MAYSEDHIALAAEYALGTLDADERAQVETMMAVDTEFTAIVHAWEHRLGVLNQMVGSIEPRPIVWENIKAAIGHSAEQQAPLVLPGAAPPAPPPTEPVAEPVVTEAPAAVEAPPAAVPPTAVDNSNVIQLTGRVRRLRSVASIATALAAALVAMLAVQVYRPELLPEALRPKPRIQTVEVKTPAPSPVPSAQYVALLQRDGGAPAFILTVDAATKNFTVRKVGADAEPGKSFELWLISDKLPQPRSLGVIGGSDFTARPALADYDAGTINAATYAVTVEPAGGSPTGRPTSAPIYAGKLIETVPATR from the coding sequence ATGGCTTACAGTGAAGACCATATCGCGCTCGCCGCGGAATATGCGCTCGGCACCCTCGATGCCGACGAACGCGCGCAGGTCGAGACCATGATGGCCGTCGACACCGAATTCACTGCGATCGTCCACGCCTGGGAGCACCGGCTCGGCGTGCTGAACCAGATGGTCGGCTCCATCGAGCCGCGGCCGATCGTGTGGGAGAACATCAAGGCCGCGATCGGACACTCCGCCGAGCAGCAGGCGCCCCTGGTGCTGCCCGGGGCCGCGCCGCCGGCTCCGCCGCCGACTGAACCCGTGGCCGAGCCCGTGGTGACCGAAGCGCCAGCGGCCGTCGAAGCGCCGCCGGCTGCCGTGCCGCCGACTGCCGTAGATAATTCGAACGTCATTCAGTTGACGGGCCGGGTCCGGCGCTTGCGCAGCGTCGCGTCGATTGCCACAGCACTGGCTGCAGCGCTGGTCGCGATGCTGGCCGTGCAGGTGTATCGGCCGGAACTGCTGCCGGAGGCGCTGCGGCCGAAGCCGCGCATCCAGACGGTCGAGGTCAAGACGCCGGCGCCATCGCCTGTGCCCTCGGCCCAATACGTCGCGCTATTGCAGCGTGACGGCGGTGCGCCCGCGTTCATCCTGACGGTCGATGCCGCGACCAAGAATTTCACGGTCCGCAAGGTCGGGGCCGATGCCGAGCCCGGCAAGAGCTTTGAGCTTTGGCTGATCTCCGACAAGCTGCCGCAGCCGCGTTCGCTCGGCGTGATCGGCGGCAGCGATTTTACCGCGCGTCCGGCGCTCGCCGACTACGACGCCGGCACGATCAATGCCGCGACCTATGCGGTCACCGTCGAGCCGGCCGGCGGATCGCCGACCGGCAGGCCGACCTCGGCGCCGATCTATGCCGGCAAGCTGATCGAGACGGTGCCCGCTACACGCTAG
- a CDS encoding sigma-70 family RNA polymerase sigma factor, giving the protein MLTPAELVWLIAAVAKGDEAAFERLYAATRAKLFGVVLRILRRQDLAEEVIQEAYVKIWNSAGKFNPALASPITWMASIARNRAIDVVRKRGESSIEEEPAAMEVAADSPDPLARREMTEELKRLLECVGRLEPDRQKLVLLAYYNGWSREQLAAKFETPVNTVKTWLRRSMMEIRECLGL; this is encoded by the coding sequence ATGCTGACGCCAGCGGAGCTGGTATGGCTGATTGCCGCGGTGGCGAAGGGGGATGAGGCTGCTTTTGAGCGCCTTTACGCCGCCACGCGCGCGAAACTCTTCGGAGTCGTGCTCCGTATCTTGCGCCGTCAGGACCTCGCGGAGGAGGTCATTCAGGAGGCTTACGTCAAGATCTGGAATAGCGCCGGAAAATTCAACCCGGCGCTCGCTTCGCCGATTACATGGATGGCCTCGATCGCGCGCAACCGGGCGATCGACGTGGTGCGCAAGAGGGGCGAAAGCTCGATCGAGGAGGAGCCTGCCGCGATGGAAGTGGCGGCCGATTCGCCCGATCCGCTGGCGCGGCGCGAGATGACGGAAGAGTTGAAGCGTTTGCTGGAATGCGTCGGCCGTCTGGAGCCGGATCGGCAGAAGCTCGTGCTGCTCGCCTATTACAATGGCTGGAGCCGGGAACAGCTTGCCGCCAAGTTCGAGACGCCGGTGAATACGGTGAAGACATGGCTGCGCCGCAGCATGATGGAAATAAGGGAGTGTCTCGGGCTGTGA
- the fliJ gene encoding flagellar export protein FliJ has protein sequence MKSRETLIRLKKFQVDEKRRRVTQIEGMIADFQRMSVDLEREIQTEQERAGINDPSHFAYPTYAKAAIQRRENLTRSADELRIQLEDAKSLLSEAFEELKKVELLDERDQARERAEESAREQADMDSIGLMRARLGVA, from the coding sequence ATGAAGTCACGAGAAACGCTGATCCGCCTGAAGAAATTTCAGGTCGACGAGAAGCGCCGAAGGGTTACCCAGATCGAAGGCATGATCGCCGACTTCCAGCGCATGTCGGTCGATCTCGAGCGCGAAATCCAGACCGAGCAGGAGCGGGCCGGGATCAACGACCCCTCCCATTTCGCCTACCCGACCTACGCCAAGGCCGCGATCCAGCGCCGGGAAAACCTGACCCGCTCCGCCGACGAACTCCGCATCCAGCTTGAGGACGCCAAGAGCCTGCTCAGCGAAGCGTTCGAGGAGCTGAAGAAGGTCGAGCTGCTCGACGAGCGCGACCAGGCGCGCGAGCGCGCCGAGGAGAGCGCAAGGGAGCAGGCCGATATGGACAGTATCGGCCTGATGCGCGCCCGGCTTGGCGTCGCCTGA